The nucleotide window tttcctaaattcGATCTAAAGTCACTCATTTGTGATTGTTCCACTTTCCGCGCGGATATTTTAGAATCATTTTGTTGGTTTACCCCGTCGAAAACCATGTTGCTTGTCAAAACTTTCAGGACTcccatttattaattataattttaaaaaatccacCCCTATTTCGACGGAGTATAATAACCAGGTAAAGACGAAAccaatttctaaattttctaacCTGACCCCGTACAtactaaaattagaaaataagaaaaatttccGATTACGACAATCACCGACTAAAACGCGTGCTTTGGAAATATggttttttccgaaattttttttttcaaaattatacggTTTGACGTTTTTTTTACGTACGTGCATACTACAAAAACAATCCGTTAGATGTCCTAacgctacaaaaaaaaattaaaacacgaTAACGAAATTTGAGCATGCGTCTAAAGCACATTCTCAAAGCACGACTACTACGAACTGACCAGCTCGAAACACGTGACGGGTACTGATTGAAAACTATGAGCGATAGAGCTCGGAAATCTGCAAAGGAACAACTCTACCAGTCATACAAATCAGCGCATAGATCCgttctataattaattataaagtGTGCTtcgtaaaaaatatgaaaatagcaACTCCACGGTCTATCGACACCGACTGATATTGAATTGCATCACAATATTTGATTCGAATAAATAGCGAAAATCAACATAATCTATCATTTAATATAACGTCAGTTGAGGCATATAGATCGTAGAGTAACTATCCAAAttctaaataagaaaaaaaaaacgtaaattgcaacataaaaatcataaattcatAAACCCCGTAACCCTGTATGTAAGAGATAAAAATACATCTAAATAACACGAAAACTAGTGTATTAAAATTAAGATAATACTCTTTCGATATAAGATAATAAGACGTTTGATCTGCTGTTAGTCAATTtgtaaaacgaaaatttttatttatcacacTGTATACGGCAGATAAATGCTCACAATTATCTCGAAAAAGGGAAAAACATCTAACGAAAAACACAATTTGTCATTTGAAATgtcgataaatataaaaaaatttgttaccaATTTGATGAGCCACACTGTATACAGGGCATGAATACATTTAGATATCtcaaaaaccataaatttccATAACATTTGGGAAAACTATACGACGAAAAACTAAATTTGAGAATTGGAATTCTGTCAATTAATGTGATAAACGAAATTTTCATCCATTTTGATGAGTCACACTGTATATAGAACATGAAAACATTAAATCATCTCGAAAAAGGTAAGACTCCATTAAAACTGTGGAAACCCTTGTCGAAATACACaatttaacattttaaataCTGTTCATCAGCTTGATAAAcgaatttttcatcaatttttatgagCCACACTGTATACAGGGCATGAATACATTTAGATATCtcaaaaaccataaatttccATAACATTTGGGAAAACTATACGACGAAAAACTAAATTTGAGAATTGGAATTCTGTCGATTAATGTGATAAACGAAATTTTCATCCATTTTGATGAGTATATAGAGCATGAAAACATTAAATCATCTCGAAAACGGTAAGACTCCATTAAAACTGTGGAAACCCTTGTCGAAATACACaatttaacattttaaataCTGTTCATCAGCTTAATAAACgaatttttgatcaatttttatgGGCCACACTGTATACAGATCATGAATAAATTTGGATATCTCGAAAACCGTACATTTCCATCAAATTTGGGAAAACTatacgataaaaaacttaatttgaGAATTGGAATTCTGTCGATTAATGTGGTATACGAAATTTTCATCCATTTAGATGAGCAACACTTTGTATAGAACATGAATACATtataatatctcgaaaacgataAAAGTCCATTAAAACTGTGGCAAACCCCCAATGAGATACACAATTTGACATTTGGAAAACTATATATCAATGTGATAAAAGGACATTACTATACATTTTGATGTGCCACACTGTATATAGAACATGAAAACATTAAATCATCTCGAAAAAGGTAAGACTCCATTAAAACTGTGGAAACCCTTGTCGAAATACACaatttaacattttaaataCTGTTCATCAGCTTGATAAAcgaatttttcatcaatttttatggGCCACACTGTATACAGATCATGAATAAATTTGGATATCTCGAAAACCGTACATTTCCATCAAATTTGGGAAAACTatacgataaaaaacttaatttgaGAATTGGAATTCTGTCGATTAATGTGATACAACGAAATTTTCATCCATTTAGATGAGCAACACTTTGTATAGAACATGAATACATtataatatctcgaaaacgataAAATTCCATTAAAACTGTGGCAAACCCCCAATGAGATACACAATTTGACATTTGGAAAACTATATATCAATGTGATAAAAGGGCATTTCTATACATTTTGATGTGCCACACTGTATATAGAACGTAAATGCACTCAATTATCTCTTAAACGATAGGTGCGCgtcaaaattgagaaaaattttcgCCGAAATTTACAATTCgatatttggaaaaatgcaaataaataaaaaaaacgaaatatcaaatttttttagatgtGCCGTactgtatatgtatattttaattttgccgcATTTTAAAAAacggttgaaaaaaaaataacgtacaagaaaacaaaacaattttagaaaaaaatattttaaaaaaattgacatataCCGGGGTAAATTCCTAAATAAACctaacaaaaatagaataaccggaaaaattaagtaataaaatgaaaatatttacgaaagaataaaatgtaataagtttataagatcaataaaatttatgtatatatataataaaaaaacataggACAAACATAGTAACTAGTAAATAATGGTAAATGTGGATTAACAAGCTGTACGAAATAATGGATGAAtgttagaaaaagaagaagaatatgttgaatgTTTTAACATAATTTTCGCTCTACACAATTAAATAGAatcacaaatatatatatatatacgaggtttgtccgTTTGGATACGTCActattaagaaataaatttagaacAATCCCCgtatacgatttttttataacGTTTTTATAAGTGAAAATGATAATAGCTTCGAAAACGATATCTTAACCTAAATAACTACATATAACATGCAAATAAggtgataatttttcattttttctaaaaaagaagaataactcACCTTCGTAATTGACTTGACCGTCACCGTCGATGTCGGCCTCCCTGATCATTTCGTCGACTTCTTCGTCCGTCAATTTTTCACCCAAATTGGTCATGACGTGACGCAATTCTGCTGCGGAAATAAAACCGTTACCGTCCTTATCGAATACTCGGAATGCTTCACGAATTTCTTCTTCACTGTCTGTGTCTTTCATTTTACGCGCCATCATCGTTAAAAATTCTGGGAAATCGATCGTGCCGTTACCtagagatagaaaaaaaaataatgaatcacCCGGTACATCGTTTGGAATATTCCGCGTAATCGATAAGAGATTTCCCATTAAAATAATGACGTGTATTACAATCGATATAATTAACATACTTtgtatggaaaatattttttagatatgaactaaatttgaaagatattttgtttttcaatgaaaaatttgttagctTTTTAACGATTTTCAATATACCAATAAGTAATATTTCTActtcattttaataattgaaataaaggAAATGGAATcgattttagaaaaatcaaaatcccCTATCGATTAAATTCATTCCTAATAGAAATTTTGCCATTTTTACAGGGGATATACGACAAGTACCAGCACTGGATGGACtgctaatatattttatatttctattattaaatttctttctattattaaattcattccTAATAGAAATGTTGCCACTTCTACAGGAGGTATAACAGAAGTATCAGTACCGTATGGACTGCTAATATATTCTGTATTTCTATTTCTACTTCAGTTTAATAATTCGAatgtaattttggaaaaatcaaaatcCCCTATCGATTAAATTCATTCCTAATAGAAATTTTGCCATTTTTACAGGGGATATACGACAAGTACCAGCACTGAATGGACtgctaatatattttatatttctattattaaatttctttctattattaaattcattccTAATAGAAATGTTGCCACTTCTACAGGAGGTATAACACAAGTATCAGTACCGTATGGACTGCTAATATATTCTGTATTTCTATTTCTACTTCAGTTTAATAATTCGAatgtaattttagaaaaatcaaattccCCATGGATTAAATTCATTCCTAATAGAAATTTGTCCACGTTGCGAGCTTTTAAAGTTTGCAGCCCCTCTTGATCAAGTTCTTTACACCTCCCCATGGTAGAGTCGGTAACACGCTAAAATTTCCTTAGCATGGCTAACGTACAGAGCTCCCCAGATAGGATTCTTAGTCTTGATCCAACACGTCAATCTCCTGTTCATTCTAAGAGATTGGGATCATCCGAAGACCTCCCTACGGACACTTATCTGGCTTCCTTTCTGGACCGTGCCCACTTCCAGACTCCTCGAGGTTTTAGTTTGTTTTCTACTGTCTTCCCAACTATCCCGAAATCTATTTGAATTAACGAGAACCTAGTCTTTGTATCTAAGCTATGGTTCAATGCATCTGTAGTAAAACCTTAACCACTTATACTGGGCTCCAGACCCATTTAAGAAGGCTACGCTGCCGGGCGTTATTCGATATTAAAAAATCGTATCATTTTCTTATCAAATGACTCACACTATATAAATAGAGATACGATAAGTAACGCTTTATcgtatttatataatattacgTAAGTTATTTTCAAGTACTTTcgattgataattatttaacaGATTTAATGGAATGGCTTTTTTTTCTTATACGAgggttatttaataaattaccGACATCAATTTAAAGATGCTAGCGCTTATGGACATGAATTCGGAACATATTTGCACTTAGGCactataatttcatttattttggaatttttacaGGATTGTATTAACAGAATAACTCAAAAAACGGAGTAATGTGCAAAATACGGACCATATTACAGGAGGAATGTACTTTTTCATCAGGATCTCTCATTTCCACACCAACCATGACGAAATTCCACCAAATTGCACTTCGATTTCATTCACCACTTAACGTATTGACCAGATCTAGCCCCTAACGACTTCTCTttatttcctaacctcaaagttttaCTTGTAGGAGAATGATTACCATCAAGTGCATGCGTAGACGCGATTTTAAGGATAACTACCATTTGGAACGGGTAAAAAGGTTAAAACATTAATGAGCTATTtggttgaataaaaaatttcaaatatcccTCGTATATGAGTGTCTATaactaattgaaaatatttcgattgttttcgtaaaaaaaaaaatgaaaattcttttgGTTCCAGTTTCTTTTTATCGCCTTTAAATCCACAAATTTAACCAAAtataatcgaataaaaaaatttatgggaaaatttatggaacatgaaattttttctcaCATATTGGTTATTGTATAGATACATACACAGATGTACACACGTGTAAAAATAAACGTTTGGTATTGTATAAACCAATAGTTTGTATCAACGTCATTCTAGATTCTATTTACTATACGAGGGATGTGTTTAGCATTGCCGCTCGATGGCACCTTATCGAGTATTTAACGcttcaaaattttctatcagATATAACAGACTGAAAATTATTGACAATTAGCATTCGAGCCAATTCGTTGAAACGCAAGTATTGAATCACCGTCAGTTGCTCAATACGaacaattttgatattgaattgtGCATGCGTAGATCTATTTTCAAGGAATTTCAATACAACAACCAAAGTTTAAGAGCTCTGTGAATATACAGGGCGCCTCAAAAAGAacgatttataaaaaacagtACAACATAAAATGATTAAGactattttccataaaaaaaatcaaccttTCGGATCTCTATGAATATACCAGGCGCCTCAAAAAGGATGATTTACGAACTAATCCACAACAGTCTGCGGATATACAGAGCAACTCCAAAAAGAACGATTTATGAAAAACAGTTTAGAAACAACTGTACATAAATGGATCGGCCCTCGTATTTAGATTTATGAGAGGTTTTCATATGAGAAATCAATTTTATGGAGTTTTGTGAATATACGGGGCGCTTCAAAAAGACTGATTTATAAGAAATAGTTTATAGAAAGGTTAATGTACAACCAGCCGTCGTAAataatacgaaaattttttttaagtatagATTATGTATACACATAAAACCATTCACGTATATACAGGAAATTTGATAAACAACCCGATTTCTTTAAAGTTTTATCTACATCCATTTCCTGAAAATATGCAATTAAAAAGAGCCCTGACACaagaaaattattagtttcGTTATTGTCACGGAtagtaaaattatttcgaaatatttataaacaatttacgcctactattatttcaatttcctgcgaagataaaattaaaaattactcacAAGATTAATTCAAAATCGGTCACGTAAAAACCATTAAAACGGAGTGGGGATAAATAAATGTGACaatggaaaacatttttaagcCAGTATCGTCCCGTACAAGGTCTTCCAATTATGGAAATTTCAATTGACGGCATTTAGGCGACTCGGACCAAAATTGTCCCGGAAGTACTTGGCTCGACAAAGAAAATTGTTCAAAGTAATCCCTTTTTCGTTCCATAcgcttttcccagcgatgttcaataagttcaaacttgaaacatatgctgcaTAGATTGTGTACTGTTTAATAGAGCCACCAGGTATAGGAATAGCTTAGCTCCTGCAGAGAACACAACAGCAGATTTTTCTCACAACAGTTTCCAAAGCTTCCTTTACAAAATAGTCCAGTAGCCCTCTCTGAGAAGTCTGTCCGCTATGGAGTGAATGGAGACTCCTGTTATGGGACAAGCAAAGCACGTTTCTGTGCTATAGATCTCAAGGGCATTCGAGAATACAGTTGGTGCATTTAAAAGAAAGTCATGGAGAAAAAGCAATGGGCGAGACTAACAGTGACTTTAAAAAGTTCGAGCTAAGGTTCTTCACCACCCATTGTCTTGTCTTTTCTTGGTTATCTCTAATCAGTCAAAAACACGCGGACACGATAAACCCACAATGCTTTCAATAAATTGTGAGTTTCAATCCAGATCTCATGACAATTCGGACGAGAATACGGCTAAACTGATTTATTTACCGTAAATGTTTCTCTCCAGGGAGTAATTCGTGACGCGAAGTAGCATCTAGTCGATATACGAGGGGTAAATAAAGTCATGCGAACATGATAAACtactttcaataaattgtaaatttttagtGAAGATTCGGACGAGAATACGGCTAAACTGATTGGTTTTCCGTAAATATTCCTCTCCAGGGAGTAATTGGTGACGCGAGGTAACATTTAGTCGATATACGAGGGGTAAATAAAGTCATGCGAACATGATAAACtactttcaataaattgtaaatttttagtGAAGATTCGGACGAGAATACGGCTAAACTGATTGGTTTTCCGTAAATATTCCTCTCCAGGGAGTAATTGGTGACGCGAAGTAGCATCTAGTCGATATACGAGGGGTGTACAGAGTGTTTAATTAGTTATAATATGTTATACTTTCAACTTATTCATGTTAATTGTTAATATTCACCTGATTCGActaatttcgattattttttgttcacaaaCTCTCCTCAAAGGAGAACGCAATGTGAAAATTGTCGATGATGCCGTATGTTATTGggtttttacacaaaaaaagataataatttcAGCTCCATTGTGAATAAagatattaataagaaaatattagagAAAATATGAGTCTAGTTAATTTCAAACTATTAGAATGTCAAATGTCACATTTCTTCGTTGATTTTGagggaaaaaatgaaaattatttcttaaaaataaaaaaaaaatcctaatattttacaatttccTATAAATGTGACACGAAATTAGTCATCAACAAATGCCATAAAATGAATCATGGTgttatttaacataaatttttattgtatgaaCATTTCACaggaaaatttacatttttttatcatgtttgatattttctttcataCTCATAAGGCATATATACAAAGCTGAATCACTGTTTGGATTATCAAAAACATAGATTTGGGAGTTTTCAACCCAAATTCAATAGTATATGGTCCTAAATACAtgacaaaattttggaaaatagacACCAGGTTagaagttagaaaaaaaaactaaaaaggaACACAGTTTAATATAAGAAAAGCcaataagaaaatattggaaacGTATACTGCTGCTTTATAGACTAGAGAAAAGTCTTTGACAAGGTAGAAATAGAATGGATGGACACGAAGTAgaagattttgtaaaattataatgGAAAGAATATTAAATCTAGAGATATAGAAGAAGGATCTACAATGAATAATGGAAAACGAAGAAAATTAGGAATGGgaagaaaaagaataatataagaaaaaagaaattttaaaaaattataaaaattaatagcaaATCTAAGATATACAAGAATCCGGAGGAAGGTAAAACATAGTTAGAAAATGAGTTAACTGTAACAAGAGATTTTTTTTAGTTCTGGTTATATCTGGTTTACGTCAGaatataaattgttgaaaaagaaaatacatgcaaaactttgtatatttaatcaaattctTGAATAAAAATGACGTTGAGTTGAGTTTtgttaacaaatattattttctcagtgtaattccataacaaatttcttttttttttaagtaaaaatgacgtaaaattgagttttaataacaaatattgttttttcgGTGTAATTCCATAACAAACTTTTTTGTCAAGTAAAAATCGCTTGAAGAAAGAAGTAAAGTTCagttttaataatgtttttcagTGTAATtccataacaaatatttttatgagttAAAAATTAAGCACAAAATGATGAacacttttgttataataaaaaatattgtttcctcagtgtaattccacaaaaaaccttttttaaagtgaaaatcATGTGAAAGAAAATTCACGTAAAGTTGagatttaataacaaaaactgtatatcagtataatttcataaaaaaccttttattaaaaaaaaatatggtgaaAAATTACGCATTAAGTTTTAAtcacaaatattgttttttcagAGTAATTCCAtaacaaatctttttttttaagtgaaatcAGGTGGAACTGAtgtaaaattgagttttaataacaaatattgttttctcagtgtaattcCATAGCAAACctttttttgagttaaaaattaatcacaaaaatgacgaaaacttttttttagttctGGTTATATCTGATTTATATCCGAAAGAAAAGGTTGGAAAGGAAAATGCATGCAAaacttttatatcaaattaaattcttGAATAAAAATGACGCTAAGTTGAGTTTTGTTAACAAATATTGTTGTCTCAGAGAAATTTCAtaacaaatctttttttttagtaaaaaactgataaaaatgacaaaaagttaagcttcaataacaaatattgttttctcagtgtaattcTATAACAAACCTTGTTTAAAGTCAAAAACAGGTAAAAAAATGACGAAAAGTGCAGTTTTAATGactaatattgttttttcagtGTACTTCTATAaccattatttttgtttgtgaaaCATTCGAAACGTAATTTTgcaaaatgatttaaaactcTACTTTTCTCGATACAAATGTCTAGAAAATTCCATATATCTCGTATATACTAcgaaatttaccaaaaaatgtttcgtttcgagatgaaataccaaaaaaaatatttggaggttataaatataattaccaTCATTTTAACAATCCCTTTTCTAAcgcaaaaaaatcaataaaagaaacagaaaaatcgTATATAAGACTAATTAACCTCTAAAACTGTTGGAAAAGATGCAATTTTGTTGCAAAGATGGAATTAACCAGGTACctcgaaagaaaattaattatttacttaCCATCAGCATCTACTTCATTAATCATATCCTGTAATTCGGCTTCAGTTGGATTTTGTCCTAGAGATCTCATTACAGTACCTAATTCTTTAGTAGTAATTGTACCATCGCCGTCTTTATCGAACAGTGAGAATGCTTCTTTGAATTCGGCAATTTGTTCTTCGGTGAGTTGGTCAGCCTAAAAAATGTCAAAGGCTCGATTTTTGTACGTAAATAAATACCCAATAAGCAACAGATCGATATAAGATACATAATTAGTGTAAATAAACgtattttaaagataaaataaatacgtttttgCATTTACAACGGAAAGTTCCGCATTGCGACACAATATTCACCGGTTCGTCACCAAAACCCGtcatatttatttacacaatCCTACATCAAACTTTTaacattttacataaatatgtACAACAACATTATTAACAACAATTTACCTATCAAATAATAAATGCGAtggtaaataatatttacttaccATGGTAATATTTAAAGATTAATTGGTACACTAAACAGAAAAATGTCGACACAACGTAGTAACATACAACGCCTCTCGTCAAAGTGCACCAGCCAACTGTCTTCTCGTTTTGTTTAGGATCGACGTTGGAGAGGAGAGGGGTTAACTGCTGCGAAACCACCAAAGCGCAATAGTGCGGCTACGACACTAACCGGTGGAAATATTCCTACGCCGAAACGACCGTATTTCCACTCTAATAAACCAATCGAATAATATaccttattacaaaaaaaaattttacaatttccaaattttcaaatcggTCCATTATAagcaaattttattgaattcaagAACGGTATTTTACGGATCTAGTTATCGCCGCGAGCTATATGTCATGTTTAAACGTCGGGTGCGGCTTGTTTACAACGTCTACTCGTACGATCGACGCTCGCTATTGGTCGACTTCTACCTGCAATGCGTCAAACAGTCAACGGATCTGGCTTTCGCGCGTTCTTCAAGCGTGCCGCGGTGCGTCGTGCTTTCGGCTTCTTGCGGGTGCGGTAAACGGTATACTACCCTATGCGACGCGCAACGCGTAAAAAATGAAACTGTCGAttaatgtaataacaaaaacgGTATTAATATTATGTCAGACTTCTATTAATAGagaggaaaaaattatgtactGGACTCTTATGCTCTATTGATTCTTCCTAATTAGAGTAAACAACTGGGTCAAGACCACTCCTTTATGCCGCTAAACACACCCCTTTCTATCTAATGAATGTATAGTTAGTTAATTTAAACtttgttaataaattcattcatactTTTCCTTGGGGAGCGGGTATCATTCtacatatttccatttttagatCATATcaatagtattttcaaaaaataaagaaaatatttgctAGTGAAtcaatgttattattttattagtaaaacATTAATATGTTAGAATacatcaattcatgtatttttCGATCCAAGAAATTTCTATTGTTTCCTTTAAAATCCTATAATTctttattctaatttaaaaaacaaaaactttacaGTTCATTTTATTACAATCTTTTAACTACGCCATCTATAcgtttaattcaaaacaaagaagatcaattattttttgttttacaggaaactgtaaaataatatttgttacaAGGTGTTTTtgtaatatcaaatataaacaaatatttatagaaaagaaaaatataattattgatttatGTCATCTTGTCAATAATGAAGAATGAAGACGCGAATTATAGTATTATATTAGTAATTGTAGAAATACTATACAAATATTAGacatatcaattttaattttacattttatttatgacTTGTTAGGTATACAAAAGTATATTCaataatgaacaaataatttgacgtaataatataaaatcatcACGTTAACTCAGTTTGTTGCTTTAAAAACgtttaaataactttatatggtcaattaaaatttgatgtcaCCTGTGTGTCTACCCTCATtgaatatgatatttatttttatacattttatgcAATAATAGggtaataacatttttcatttagtcAGGTCCGTCTTACGAATACTTGATACATGCGATTTTGTCGTAAAAATATGGTTTTGATAAACACGGAATGTAATTTATCACACAAAACATAACAA belongs to Diorhabda carinulata isolate Delta chromosome X, icDioCari1.1, whole genome shotgun sequence and includes:
- the LOC130900528 gene encoding calmodulin-alpha isoform X1, whose protein sequence is MADQLTEEQIAEFKEAFSLFDKDGDGTITTKELGTVMRSLGQNPTEAELQDMINEVDADGNGTIDFPEFLTMMARKMKDTDSEEEIREAFRVFDKDGNGFISAAELRHVMTNLGEKLTDEEVDEMIREADIDGDGQVNYEEFIKTHLLAK
- the LOC130900528 gene encoding calmodulin isoform X2; protein product: MADQLTEEQIAEFKEAFSLFDKDGDGTITTKELGTVMRSLGQNPTEAELQDMINEVDADGNGTIDFPEFLTMMARKMKDTDSEEEIREAFRVFDKDGNGFISAAELRHVMTNLGEKLTDEEVDEMIREADIDGDGQVNYEEFVTMMTSK